Proteins found in one Micromonospora sp. WMMD1082 genomic segment:
- a CDS encoding STAS domain-containing protein, giving the protein MREREERFHVETSVSDDAVCVRAVGVIDIATVGAFRAALWAAPARPELRVDLSGVRLLSAAGVRTLVAARLWVRSQGGDLVLVDPPPVVERVLRATGLRRVIPVVGPAPGRVLAAA; this is encoded by the coding sequence ATGCGAGAGCGCGAGGAGCGGTTCCACGTCGAGACCAGCGTGTCCGACGACGCGGTGTGCGTTCGCGCGGTCGGTGTGATTGACATCGCCACCGTCGGCGCGTTCCGCGCCGCCCTGTGGGCGGCCCCCGCCCGGCCGGAGCTGCGGGTGGATCTCTCCGGTGTCCGGCTGCTCTCCGCGGCCGGGGTGCGCACGCTGGTGGCGGCCCGGCTGTGGGTGCGGTCCCAGGGCGGCGACCTGGTGCTGGTCGACCCGCCGCCCGTGGTGGAGCGGGTGCTTCGGGCCACCGGCCTGCGTCGGGTCATCCCGGTCGTCGGCCCGGCACCCGGGCGGGTGCTCGCGGCGGCGTGA
- a CDS encoding dihydrolipoamide acetyltransferase family protein translates to MTERTFLLPDLGEGLTEAEIVQWRVAVGDTVTVDQTVVEVETAKAVVDVPCPYAGRVVALHGAQGEVRPVGQPLITVAEPIAAGVSAAAGAAGTGGGGAEPVGHAVYREEERAGSGNVLIGYGTGHGGSRRRRRPRLAPVSTADGAPTTPHPQTTPPAPASVASDPAVGPVVAPVPAVAPGPVATVSVPPEAGPVPALVISPIVRRLAREHGVDLRALRGSGPGGVVRRADVEAAARLTSDASRAGTPTTVAGLPVGAEQPVADPLAAGQTRQSGHAGPAPAGTQDVVIPLTGIRRTIAEKLSRSRREIPEVTIWVDADATALLETRAAINAASPERPVSILALLARICLSGLRRYPQLNARVDTEGQRIIQSAGVHLGIAAQTDRGLVVPVLRDAERLTTAELAAELATTTAAARAGELPPARLTGGTFTLNNYGVFGVDGSTPIINHPEAALLGVGRIVDKPWVVDGQLAVRKVTQLSLTFDHRVCDGGVAGGFLRHVADCVERPALLIAAV, encoded by the coding sequence ATGACCGAGCGCACCTTCCTCCTGCCCGACCTCGGTGAGGGGCTGACCGAGGCGGAGATCGTGCAGTGGCGGGTCGCGGTCGGCGACACCGTCACGGTGGACCAGACCGTGGTCGAGGTCGAGACCGCCAAGGCCGTCGTGGACGTGCCCTGCCCGTACGCCGGCCGGGTCGTCGCCCTGCACGGCGCCCAGGGCGAGGTACGCCCGGTGGGCCAGCCACTGATCACCGTCGCCGAGCCGATCGCCGCCGGTGTCTCCGCTGCCGCCGGTGCGGCCGGGACCGGTGGGGGCGGGGCTGAACCGGTCGGGCACGCCGTGTACCGCGAGGAGGAGCGCGCCGGCTCCGGGAACGTCCTGATCGGGTACGGCACCGGACACGGCGGCTCCCGGCGGCGCCGCCGGCCCCGGCTGGCGCCCGTGTCGACGGCGGACGGCGCCCCGACCACCCCCCACCCGCAGACCACCCCACCCGCCCCGGCGTCGGTCGCGTCCGACCCGGCGGTCGGTCCGGTGGTCGCGCCTGTTCCAGCGGTCGCGCCCGGTCCGGTGGCGACGGTATCCGTCCCGCCGGAGGCCGGACCGGTGCCGGCGCTGGTGATCTCGCCGATCGTGCGGCGGCTGGCCCGCGAGCACGGGGTGGATCTGCGCGCGCTGCGCGGCAGCGGCCCCGGCGGCGTGGTCCGCCGGGCCGACGTGGAGGCGGCGGCCCGGCTCACCTCCGATGCGAGCCGGGCCGGTACGCCGACCACGGTGGCCGGGCTCCCGGTGGGCGCGGAGCAGCCGGTGGCGGACCCGCTCGCGGCCGGGCAAACGCGGCAGTCGGGGCACGCCGGGCCGGCTCCGGCGGGTACGCAGGACGTCGTTATCCCGCTGACCGGCATCCGCCGGACGATCGCGGAGAAGCTCTCCCGCAGCCGGCGGGAGATCCCCGAGGTGACCATCTGGGTGGACGCCGACGCCACCGCGCTGCTGGAGACCCGGGCCGCGATCAACGCCGCCAGCCCGGAGCGGCCGGTGAGCATCCTGGCCCTGCTCGCCCGGATCTGCCTGTCCGGACTGCGCCGCTACCCGCAACTCAATGCCCGGGTCGACACCGAGGGGCAGCGGATCATCCAGTCCGCCGGGGTGCACCTGGGCATCGCCGCCCAGACCGACCGTGGCCTGGTGGTGCCGGTGCTGCGCGACGCCGAGCGGCTCACCACCGCGGAACTGGCCGCCGAACTCGCGACCACCACGGCGGCGGCCCGCGCCGGCGAACTGCCGCCGGCCCGGCTCACCGGAGGCACCTTCACGCTGAACAACTACGGGGTGTTCGGTGTCGACGGCTCGACCCCGATCATCAATCACCCCGAGGCGGCGTTGCTCGGCGTGGGCCGCATCGTGGACAAGCCGTGGGTCGTCGACGGCCAACTCGCGGTCCGCAAGGTGACGCAGCTCAGCCTCACCTTCGACCACCGGGTCTGCGACGGCGGCGTGGCCGGTGGCTTCCTACGGCACGTCGCGGACTGCGTGGAGCGGCCCGCGTTGCTGATCGCCGCCGTCTGA
- a CDS encoding Ig-like domain-containing protein, whose translation MMLRRRLTLLAVSVAAAPLALGACTSDRKSGQPAEARANPELAVTPAEGTRDVPISGEIGTAVKHGRVTDVRITDDKGATVAAEPREDGTGWVPSRPLEPKRTYTAEVTATSDSGKTVTRRTTFTTQPKSSKPAITSVLYFAGERTYGTAMPVTVSFDPPIPKEARADVQRRLFVKTDPPQPGTWSWVSDGSQVYYRAPDFWRPDTTISVRSALEGLPIGKENVGDADRRATSKIGRQVELEIDNETKQMSVIRDGKLLRKLPVSLGKPSTPTSSGKMVIMEKHEFTTFDTRGSADPYVVDVEDAQRLTWGGEFIHGAPWSEGDQGYTNVSHGCTNLSAANADWLMGVTQVGDLVTVKGTEVELNEGNGWTAWNVSWDQFAKGSALPVPAGLRPTPTQAPDPGAVAGGSPEPQPSTSGG comes from the coding sequence ATGATGTTGAGGCGGCGACTGACGCTGTTGGCGGTGAGCGTCGCAGCGGCACCGCTGGCGCTGGGCGCCTGCACCAGCGACCGCAAGTCGGGGCAGCCGGCCGAGGCGCGGGCCAACCCGGAGCTGGCCGTGACGCCGGCCGAGGGCACGCGCGACGTGCCGATCAGCGGCGAGATCGGCACCGCCGTCAAGCACGGTCGGGTCACCGATGTACGGATCACCGACGACAAGGGTGCGACCGTGGCGGCGGAGCCGCGCGAGGACGGTACGGGTTGGGTGCCGAGCCGGCCGTTGGAGCCGAAGCGGACCTACACCGCGGAGGTCACCGCGACCAGCGACTCCGGAAAAACGGTCACTCGAAGGACCACCTTCACGACTCAGCCGAAATCGTCTAAACCGGCGATCACCAGCGTCCTGTATTTTGCCGGTGAGCGGACGTACGGGACGGCGATGCCGGTGACCGTCTCCTTCGACCCACCAATTCCGAAAGAGGCCAGGGCAGATGTGCAACGCCGTCTGTTCGTGAAGACGGATCCGCCGCAGCCGGGCACCTGGTCCTGGGTGTCCGACGGTAGTCAGGTCTATTACCGGGCGCCCGATTTCTGGCGACCCGACACGACGATCAGCGTCCGCTCGGCGCTGGAGGGCCTACCGATCGGCAAGGAGAACGTCGGTGACGCCGACCGGCGCGCGACCTCGAAGATCGGCCGCCAGGTCGAGTTGGAGATCGACAACGAGACCAAGCAGATGTCGGTGATCCGGGACGGCAAGCTGTTGCGCAAGCTGCCGGTCAGCCTCGGCAAGCCGAGCACACCGACCTCCAGCGGCAAGATGGTGATCATGGAGAAACACGAGTTCACCACGTTCGACACGCGAGGCTCGGCCGATCCGTACGTCGTCGACGTCGAGGACGCGCAGCGGCTCACCTGGGGCGGCGAGTTCATCCACGGCGCGCCCTGGTCGGAGGGGGACCAGGGGTACACCAACGTGTCGCACGGCTGCACTAACCTCTCCGCCGCCAACGCGGACTGGCTGATGGGCGTCACCCAGGTCGGCGACCTGGTGACCGTCAAGGGCACCGAGGTCGAGCTCAACGAAGGCAACGGCTGGACTGCCTGGAACGTCAGCTGGGACCAGTTCGCCAAGGGCAGCGCGCTACCCGTGCCCGCAGGTCTGCGGCCGACGCCGACCCAGGCGCCGGACCCGGGCGCGGTGGCCGGTGGCTCGCCGGAACCACAGCCGTCCACCAGCGGCGGCTGA
- a CDS encoding alpha-ketoacid dehydrogenase subunit beta: MATMTMAKALNAALADAMLDDERVLVFGEDVGQLGGVFRITDGLQARFGDKRCFDTPLAEAGIVGFAVGLAMSGLRPVVEMQFDAFAYPAFEQIASHVAKLRNRTRGALSVPMVIRVPYAGGIGGVEHHCDSSEAYYAHTPGLKVVTPATVDDAYSLLREAIDDPDPVVFMEPKKLYFAGAETALPARTEPFGRAVVRRAGRDATLVAYGPAVPVALEAADAAREEGWDLEVVDVRTIVPFDDATVAASVRRTGRCVVVQEAQGFAGVGAEIAARVQERCFHALHAPVLRVSGLDIPYPAPMLEHTHLPSVDRVLDAVARLQWDDQPDPRWSTEGSAA; this comes from the coding sequence ATGGCCACCATGACCATGGCGAAGGCCCTCAACGCCGCGCTCGCCGACGCGATGCTCGACGACGAGCGGGTGCTCGTCTTCGGCGAGGACGTCGGCCAGCTCGGCGGGGTCTTCCGGATCACCGACGGGCTGCAGGCCCGGTTCGGTGACAAGCGCTGCTTCGACACGCCCCTCGCGGAGGCCGGCATCGTCGGGTTCGCCGTCGGGCTGGCCATGTCCGGGCTGCGCCCGGTGGTCGAGATGCAGTTCGACGCGTTCGCGTACCCGGCGTTCGAGCAGATCGCCTCGCACGTGGCGAAGCTGCGCAACCGCACCCGAGGCGCGCTCAGCGTGCCCATGGTGATCCGGGTTCCGTACGCCGGTGGGATCGGTGGCGTGGAGCACCACTGCGACTCCTCCGAGGCGTACTACGCGCACACCCCCGGCCTGAAGGTGGTCACCCCGGCGACCGTCGACGACGCGTACTCGCTGCTGCGGGAGGCGATCGACGACCCCGACCCGGTGGTCTTCATGGAGCCGAAGAAGCTCTACTTCGCCGGCGCCGAGACCGCCCTGCCGGCGCGGACCGAGCCGTTCGGTCGGGCGGTCGTACGCCGGGCCGGGCGCGACGCCACCCTGGTCGCGTACGGCCCGGCGGTCCCGGTCGCACTGGAGGCCGCCGACGCCGCCCGCGAGGAGGGCTGGGATCTTGAGGTGGTCGACGTACGCACCATCGTGCCGTTCGACGACGCCACGGTCGCCGCCTCGGTCCGGCGTACCGGACGGTGCGTGGTGGTGCAGGAGGCGCAGGGCTTCGCCGGTGTCGGCGCGGAGATCGCCGCCCGGGTGCAGGAGCGCTGCTTCCACGCCCTGCACGCGCCGGTGCTGCGGGTCTCCGGGCTGGACATCCCGTACCCGGCGCCGATGCTGGAGCACACCCACCTACCCTCGGTCGACCGCGTGCTGGACGCGGTGGCCCGGTTGCAGTGGGACGACCAGCCGGACCCACGCTGGTCGACCGAGGGCAGCGCGGCATGA
- a CDS encoding FKBP-type peptidyl-prolyl cis-trans isomerase → MNQAASKPEIGPIEGAPPADLVVEDITVGEGPEAQPGQVARVHYVGVSHSTGAEFDASWNRGEAFEFPLGGGRVIAGWDQGVVGMRVGGRRRLTIPPHLGYGSRGAGGVIKPNETLVFVVDLLGVR, encoded by the coding sequence ATGAACCAGGCAGCGAGCAAGCCCGAGATCGGTCCGATCGAGGGCGCACCGCCGGCCGACCTCGTGGTCGAGGACATCACCGTGGGAGAGGGCCCCGAGGCCCAGCCCGGCCAGGTGGCCCGCGTCCACTACGTCGGGGTTTCGCACTCCACCGGCGCCGAGTTCGACGCCTCCTGGAACCGGGGTGAGGCGTTCGAGTTCCCGCTCGGCGGCGGGCGGGTCATCGCCGGCTGGGACCAGGGTGTGGTGGGGATGCGGGTCGGGGGCCGGCGCCGGCTGACCATCCCGCCGCACCTCGGCTACGGCAGCCGGGGAGCCGGTGGCGTCATCAAGCCCAACGAGACCCTGGTTTTCGTGGTCGACCTGCTCGGCGTCCGCTGA